The Chlorobaculum sp. MV4-Y genome contains the following window.
CGAGCACAAGCTGCTCGACAAAACTCTCGAACTCTCCGCCACGCGATCAACCATCGCACCGGCTGAGTTACGCGAAACGCTGCTCGCTGCAGCTTTGAGCCGACCAGAGGTTTCGAACGAATTCCAGAGCGACAAATCCGAGACGGAGCCGCACCACCGAACAGAACAGAGCCCGTCGGCCCAGAACGGAACAGACAACGAAACAGCCCGCCAGACGCTCGATTCCGCACCGCCGGCGAAGCGTGAAATCGAGCAAAAAGTGCCGTCAGCCCCGGACAAATCCGCCCAAAAGGCAAAAGAAATCAGTTCGGACAGATCAGGCGCATCACTGGCGACGCCACCGAATGCCTCATCCGACTCACGCGACACGAACACGGGTGATCGTGCTGCCGACAACTTGAAGAGCGAACAAACAAACGAACCGTCGGCTCACGCAGCATCCGGGGATCGAGCCGCGACCGTCTCGCAAGCATCGTTCTCCGACGATTCCGACAGCAGCCCGACAGCGTCGAAACACCGGGACTCCGGCAATCAGCGGACGCCGCTCCGGCACAGGGCGGAACCCGCCGGAGAGCATCCCGACGAGCGGCGCGGGCTGTACGTCGAAAACGCCGGACTTGTACTGCTGCATCCGTTCCTGCCACAGTTTTTCCGGGCGCTGCAAATCGCCGGTGAATATGAGCTGCTTCGGCCCGGCGAAGCGCTCCGGTTGCTGCACTTCCTCGCCACCGGCAGTGAAGATGCGCCGGAATACGATCTCGTGCTGCCAAAAATTCTTTGCGGCCTCTCGCCAGCAAGCCTCGCCGGAGAGTCAGCTCCTCTCTCCGGCGAGGAGCGAGAGGAGTCCTCGGCGCTGCTCTCGGCGGTCATCCACCACTGGGATGCACTGAAAAACACCGGCATCGACGCCCTGCGCGAAAGCTTCCTCAAACGCAACGGCAAGCTGACCCGCTGGCACGACGGCGGCTGGCTGTTGCAGGTCGAATCAAACAGTTTTGACATTCTGCTGGATCAACTCCCGTGGGGCTTTTCGATGATCCGGCTCCCCTGGATGGCCCAAATGCTTCATGTCGAGTGGCGTTTCTGACTTAAACGATCGTTATGAAAAGCAGTGCCGACAGATCATCCGCCAGCGCAAGCAAGCCCGCTCACGCCACCGCCAAACCGTTCTTCGGCCCGGCGGGACGGAGCACGGTTTTCGCGCCTGCCGTGCAGATGAAAATGGAGGTCAGCAAACCCGGCGATCCGTTCGAAAAAGAGGCAGACCACATGGCCGGAAAGGTGATGCGCATGGCCTCTCCGGCTCCCGTTCCTGCCCCACCGGGTGACGATAAGCTCCAGAAAAGCCCGGACGAGAAACTCCAGAAAGAGGAAAAGGAAGTAGTCCAGAAAGCTGCGGCACCTGAAAAAGAGATTCAGAAAGCCAAGGACGACAAACTTCAGAAAGCTCCGGAGGCTGAAGATAAGCTCCAAAAACAGGACGAGGAGAAACTTCAGCGCAAGGAGGCCGGTGGCGCGGGCGCGGCTTCGTCGAGCGTGCAGTCGGCGATCACTGGTAAGATGACCGGCGGGCAGCCAATGTCGAGCGAGGTGCGCGGTTTTATGGAGCCACGCTTCAATGCCGACTTCAGCAACGTGCGCATCCACAACGACCCGGAGGCGGCCAGCCTGAACAACCAGCTCAGCGCGCGCGCCTTCACCCACAAGAACCACATCTTTTTCTCACGCGACCAGTACCAGCCCGGCACGAGCGGCGGCAAGCACCTGCTGGCGCACGAACTGACCCACACCATCCAGCAGGGCCACGCCGTGCAGCGCGCTCCGCAGGTTTCGACCACCTCGACGCCCCCGCCGGTGCAGCGCCTCGGCATTCAGGACGCGCTCGACTACTTTGCCGACAAGGCGGCCAACATCCCCGGCTTCACGATGCTAACAGTCATCATCGGTTTCAACCCGATCAACCAACGCAGCGTAGACCGCAGCGCCGCGAACATTCTACGCGCGATGGTTGAAATGGTGCCGGGCGGCCACATGATCTCGCAGGCGCTCGACAACCACGGCATTTTCAACCGCGTCGGAACCTGGGCCGAGCAACAGTTCGCCACGCTCGGAGACATCGGCAGCGACATTGTCAGCGGCCTGAGGCGCTTCATCGACTCCCTGAGCTGGACGGACATCTTCGACCTCGGCGGCGTGTGGGATCGCGCCAAGTCGATCTTCACCTCACCGATCAGGCGCCTGATCTCGTTCGCCACAAGCCTCGTGAGCCAGATTCTCGGCTTCATCCGGGAGGCGATTCTCAGACCGCTGGCCGCGCTGGCGGAGGGCACGCGAGGGTACGACCTGCTCAAAGCGCTGCTCGGGCAGGATCCCATCACCGGCGAGGCGGTACCGAGGACGCCCGACGTGCTCATCGGCGGCTTCATGAAGCTGATCGGCCAGGAGGAAATCTGGGAGAATATCAAGAAAGGCAACGCCATCGCCAAAGCATGGGCGTGGTTCCAGGGCACGCTGGCGGGGCTGCTCGGCTTGGCGCGGTCGATTCCGCAGAAGATCATCCAGACGCTCGCCTCGCTGACGATCATGGACCTCGTGACGGTGGTCGGCGCGTTCCGCAAGATCGGCAGCGCGTTCCTCGGCATCGCCGGAGAGTTCGGAAGCTGGGCGCTCGGCCAGGTGATCAGCCTGCTGGAAATTCTCTTCTCGGTGGTCGCGCCGGGCGTGATGCCCTACCTCAAGAAAGCGCAAGCAGCCTTCACGACGATTCTCAAAAACCCGATCGGCTTCGTAGGCAATCTGGTGCGGGCCGCCAAACTCGGCTTCCAGCGCTTCGCGGGCAACATCGTCACGCACCTCAAAACCGCACTCATCAAGTGGCTGGTCGGGCCGCTCGCCGAGGCTGGGGTGTACATTCCGAAGTCGTTCAGTTTGACGGAGATCGTCAAGCTGGTGCTCTCGGTGCTGGGGCTGACGTGGCAGAACATCCGCGCGAAGCTGGTGAAGATCATCCCCGAGCCGGTGCTGGTCGGGCTTGAGAAAACGGCGGGTATACTCGTGACGCTCGTCAAGGATGGCCCGGCGGCAGCGTGGGAGCAGATCAAGACGGAGCTGAGCGAGCTGAAGGATCAGCTCATCGCGCAGGTCACGCAGATGGTTTCGGTTGAAATTGTCAAGGCGGCGGTGATGAAGCTGGTGAGCATGATCAACCCGGCAGGCGCGGTAATCCAGGCGATCATCGCGATCTACAACACAATCAGCTTCTTCATCGAAAAAGCGAGTCAGATCGCGGCGGTCGTCGGCTCATTCATCAACTCGATCGCCGCCATCGCCGCCGGACAGGTCGATGCCGCCGCCGGCAAAGTGGAACAAACGCTGGCCAACACGCTGACGCTGGTTATCTCGTTCCTGGCCAAATTCGTCGGTCTCGGCGGCATACCGGCAAAACTCGTCGGCATTGTTTGGAAAATCCGCAAACCCATCGACAAGGGGTTGGACAAAATCGTGGCATGGCTGGGCAAGATGCTCGGCAAGCTCAAAGCGGCAGTCACGGAGTGGTGGAAATCGAGAAAACCCTTTACGACCAGAAAGGGCGAGCGGCATGAGGTATACTACTCCGGATCGGACAACAAGGCTATTCCGATGGTTGCCAGCAATGACCCGAAACCGATAGCGAACAAGCTCGACGAGTTTACGGGCAAGCTCGATTCACTACCGGCGGATAAAAAAGGGCATGCATCGACGCTCATTGCATCGACCCGAAAGACCCTGCAAAGCAATCCGGGCGATTCGTCGATTGTCGCCTCTATGCAAACCCTGTTCGAACTCTTCGAGGGAGACCAGACCGGCCAGCCCAAGAAAGCTGAATACACGCCAATGTCAGGCACCCTTCCGGGAGACTCGACGGTTGTCGGCAAGGCGATGAAGATCGACTGGCTCAGCACCGATTTCATCGCCTCGCATCCGGGCAGCGTACCCGGCAGCGGGCAGGACGCACTCATGAGCAAGCTTGTTGTTGACAAGAAAAATCGGAGCGCCTTCAAATACATTCGAGGCCATCTGCTCAACGAAAACCTCGGTGGCGAAGGGAAACCGGAAAACCTGTTCCCGATTACGGCAAATGCCAACAGCCAACACTTGCATTCGACCGAAAAGGAGATAAAAAACTGGGTTGGCACGCCGGGAACTCAAAATCAGGGGCCAAAACAGTATGCATTCTATGAAGTCAAAGTTGACTATAAAGACAGCGACGTTCAGCTTGCAAACAGCGATATTTCACTGAACAAGGTCGATTCCACCCTGCACACCAGAGTCTTGCTGAAGGATGAAACCGGAGCGGTCAAGAAAAGCTTCATGACATCGATCATGTCACGATACGAGCATAAAGAAAAAGCAGAACGGTTCGATCTCAAGCAATAAATGAAGTTATCGGCATCAATGAACAATCAGGACTCCAGCCTTTTGCCTGCAATAGACTGGCTCGAAACCATTATCGATGCACGCTTTGCGCAGCATTTTAAAGGAAGTGGCGATAGAGGCATTCCCCGTCTCCAGCTCTCGACAACCAACCTCTGGCTTGCGGAGTTCATGCGTTCTCATGAGCCTGATGCTGAAGAATTCGCCCTCCTCATGCTCGCCCTCGTCCCCCATCTTCAGCCCGACTTCTTCGGCAAAATCATCACTGAATACCTCCCCGACGGTGGCGATTTTCCTGAGTTTGGCGGCGTTCGGGGGGTGAACCATCGCGGGTTACTACCGACCGGCGAAACGGCGCAATTCGTCATTGGGGGGAACGACCTCGAAAAGCGGCTCGATGTGCAGCGTCTGCTCGGCGCGGATCACTGGTTCTCGAAAGAGCACATTCTGTGGCTCGAACCGCTACCTGAGGGCGAGCCGGTGATGAGTGGGCGGCTGACGCTGAATCCGGAGGTGGTCGAACAGCTCACGCTCGGCACGGCGAGCAAACCGCGCTTCAGCATGGACTTCCCTGCCGAGTATATCGAAACCGGCATGACGTGGAGCGACCTCGTGCTGCCCACGACCACGCTCCAGCAGATTCGCGAAATCGAAAACTGGATCACGCACAACGATACGCTACTGCACGACTGGGGCATGAAAAAGCGCGTCAAACCGGGCTATCGCGCGCTCTTCTATGGCCCGCCCGGCACCGGCAAAACGCTCACGGCGACGCTGCTCGGCAAACAGACCGGCAAGGATGTGTTCCGCATCGACCTGTCGCGCATCATCTCGAAGTACATCGGCGAGACCGAAAAAAACCTCTCACGCCTGTTCGACAAGGCCGAGAACAAAAACTGGATCCTCTTTTTCGACGAAGCCGACGCGCTCTTCGGCAAGCGCACCGACATCCGCGACGCGCACGACAAATACGCCAACCAGGAGACCGCTTACCTGTTGCAGCGCATCGAGAGCCACAACGGTCTCATCATCCTCGCCTCGAACCGGCGCGGCAACCTCGACGAAGCCTTTTCGCGGCGCTTCCAGAGCATCATCCACTTCCCGATGCCCAAGCCCGAAGAGCGCCACGCCCTCTGGCTGAACACCCTGCCGGAGCGGATGATGACCGACGCCGAGATCGACTGGCGAGCCATCGCCTCGCGCTACGAGTTGAGCGGCGCAAGCATCCTGAACATCGTGCACTACTGCGCCATCGAGTCGCTGGCCAACCCGGCCAGCCCCCTCGACAACAAACGCCTCGAAAAAGCGATCATGCGCGAATTCATCAAAGAGGGCAAAGTAGTATAATCCCGAAAAAACCGATTTTATCTCTTAACCCAAAAGTTCCAATCGTCCCACAAGTCCCACTCTGCCAAACTCACCCAACCATGAAACGAGTCGGCACCAGCATCATTCTCAGAAACACCCGCAACGAAGTGCTGCTCTTCCTGCGCGACGACAAACCGGAGATTCCCTACCCGAACCACTGGGACCTGCCCGGGGGGCACGTAGAGAAAGGCGAAACGCCCGAAGCGTGCATCGCACGGGAGATGATGGAGGAGATCGAAACCGACGTTTCCGCCTGCCGCCGCCACGGGATTTACGACTTCCCCGACCGGATCGAGTATCTTTTCATTCTGGATTTCGACGCCGACGCAAAAAACATCCCGCTGCACGAAGGCCAGCGGCTGCGATGGTTTTCCGAGGAGAAGATTCCATGGAAAAAGATTGCGTATGGCTTCGACCTCGTACTCCAGGACTTTTTTGCCGGACGGCAGCGCTGGGACCGTGGCGGTGAATTTCAGGACTAAACTTCGCGCGAGGTGATGAGGCAGGTGTACTCGCCACTCCCCTGCTGCTGATCGATATGGTTATGCAGCGCCTGAAGCAACTCGTCGATCTCCGAGAGCAGGTTACGATGGTTGAACGCCAGCGACACAAGAAAGAGCGGAAAAGAGATATGCTCCCGCCGAAGCTTGCGAAGCACATTGCCCATGGCGAGGGTCATCGTCGGGAAAACGTGTCGCTTTGCCGGCAACTGTTCTCGATGCACGAAATTCCTGTCAGCCGCCGTCAGGTAGCGACACGAAAACACGAAATCCCCATTCTCCCGCCACTCGATGTGAATGCTCGATGGCTTAAACTTGTTGCATGAATCCATAGCAAATCCGGATAGTTATCCCGCCTGTACAGATAGATAACACCCCGACAGCACCCAAGCCAGCCAAAGCATGAAACATTACGGTGAACTTGTAAACAGCAACCGCGCCTGCCCAGCCTCTTCGGCATCGGCCATTTACCTCTCCGATTGTGAGTTTTTATTTCACGTAGAAACGGACTAACGATTTGCGAAAGTCCTTCAGAATTATGTAGTTAGGTACACGTTCAATAGCGAACGCACTTTCTTCAACGCAGTCATGAAAACAGAATGCAGGCACTGAGACTGACCGGAAAGGAACAGTTCGAACTGGTTGAACAAGAGCTACCGGTTCCTGAGGATCATGAGATTGCCGTGCGGGTTGCGGCAACGGCGATTTGCCGGACTGATGCGAAGATGTGGCGATCCGGACATCGCGACCTGGTGATGCCGAGAGTGCTGGGACATGAGGTGTGCGGAACCATCGACGAGGCTCCCGGACGGCTGTTTGCGGTGTGGCCGGGCAGCGCCTGCGGTTCGTGCAGCGCCTGCCGGAGCGGGCGGGAGAATCTCTGCCCGGAGATGCAGATCACCGGGTTTCATCGCGATGGAGGGTTCGCCGAACGGCTCATCGCGCCACGTTCGAGTCTGGTCGAAGTGCCGAAAGGAATCGACGCATCGCTGGCCACGCTTGCCGAACCACTCGCCTGCGCGATCCACGGAGTAAAGCAGATTTCCGTGCGCCGCGCCGACCGGGTGCTGATCTACGGCGCAGGCACGCTCGGCATCCTGCTTGCCGTTGCGGCGATCAACCGTGGAGCAAGCGTATTGATGACCGATCCTGATGCGGAGAAGCTTGCAAAAAGCGCTGCATTCAGAAGCCGATATGCCATCGAAACCGACGAGGAAAACGCTGATCGTCTGTTCGATATTGTCTTCAACGCAACGTCGTCAGCCGAAGCCTTTGAATCGGGCATTCGCCATCTCGAAGCAGGCGGAAGGTTCTGCCACTTCAGCGGCCTCGGTAGCGCGCCGGTACATCCGGGCACGATCTTCAGCGAACTGCACTACCGCGAACTCGAACTGGCCGGTTCCTACGGCTGCACGAGGCCGGACATGCGCGACGCCCTGCGGCTGCTCGCCCGCTACGGCCACGACCTCGGTTTCCTCATCGAACGCACGATCCGCCTCGAAGATGCGCCTTCAGCCATGGAAACCATACTCGCCGGCAAAGACTTCAGGCAAGTCATAGAGTTCAAATGAAGAAACAGCACCTCAAGTCTTAACCCTACAGGACAGTCTTATTAGACCCATACCTCCTATTCATTAAAAACCACCACCAATGCCAAACGAACAGGAACTTCGCGCTTTCGGCAAATTGATTTCAGCCATTGCTTCGGGGCACCTCATGAGCCGCGAAGAGTCTTATGAAGCTTATCGTCAGGTCATTCTCAACACCCAGCCGGAACTTCAACAGGGAGCCTTCCTTGCGGCGCACCTGATGAGAAAGCCGACAACCGAAGAGCTTTCTGGCGCCTGGGATGCGCTCGACCGGCACGACACGGCAAAGATCGACGTTGATCTCGACGGGCCGGTCTGCGACATCGTCGGCACAGGATCAGACCGGCTCAAGACGCTGAACTGCTCCAGCCCGGCGGCCCTCATTGCGGCTGCCTGCGGCCTTCCGATAGCCAAGAAGGGGGCGCGGCTTGTCACCGGCGTGTCGGGCGCTTCGGATATCTTCGAGTCGCTCGGTATCGACCTCGATCATCCGTTGGAACGGGCGGCGCTGAGCCTGCAAAACACCGGCATTTGCTACCTGCCCGGCGAAGCATTCCTGAAATCGGGCTGGGCGCGACTGATCGGCTCCATGCGCTTCACCTCGGCCTTCAACATCCTCGGCCCGCTCACCCGCCCCTGCACGCAGAACAACTGCGCAGTCATCGGCGCGTACGCTCCGGAGGTCTCAGAGCAGATGATCGACATCCTCGCTGAAATCGGTATGTCCGCCGCGCTCTCCCCCTACGGTCTGGCAGAAGGGTTCTGCCCATCGCTCGGCATGGATGAGTTCTCCCTCTGCGGCCCGACAAAGGTGATTGAGCTGCGCAACGGCCAGATCGACAGCTACGAGGTGACGCCGGAAGATTTCGGCATGAAGACTGCCCCTTTCGAGAAAATCGCAAGCATGAAAAACGCCCAAGAGAACGCCACCGTGGTCATGGAGGTGCTCCAATGCAAGCGCGGTGGCGCAGCGGCAGAGTTCTTCTGCATGAACGCCGCCGCGGCGCTCTATATCGCAGATATGGCCACGAGCTACCGTGAAGGCGCCGACATGGCGCAGGAGGCCCTTGAATCGGGTGCGGCATGGGAAAAGCTCGAAGCTATGCTCGAATATCAAGGAACCGGCACCGTCACGGAATGCATCTGACCATTCCGTGCTGAAACCGGAGAAACGAAAAATCCGGGTGACATGAGTGCTCAAACTTCTGTCACCCGACACTGCCGTGCTTCCAGACGGCAACAGAAGATTTCGATGAAAAAAATCCGTTTTGCTCTCAATTCATCCGAATAGTTGAGCATACAATGAAATAAGGCTGCCTCTTTTTTCGTGACAGCTTTTTTTACACCGATACTTTTGTTGCAGGATACTCAAACCTGCTTGAGATTCATCGTCGGCTTTTTGAAGAGCGCGAAAAGCAGCCACTGGTGGGCGAAAAGCATCAGCTCGGACTCGTCGCTCTTGATGATTTCGAGGCGCTCTTCCTCGATGTCAAACACCTCAAGAAAGCGGCTCTCGAAGACAAAATCCCGGAAGGCATCGAGATCGTAGCTGGCCATGAAAAACATCTTGAGGCTCTTCTCGTCCGGTTCAAGCTCCGGACTGTAGAGCTTCTTGTTGAGGATCACCTCCATCCAGACGCGATTCTTGTCGTCATACTCGTCAATCCCCTGATTCTTGCGCCACTCACCGACCGTCCATTCGCGCTCCTCTTCAAACCCCTTGCAGTGATCTTCCTTGATGAGAAAATAGAAGTCATCTCCAGCCTCTTCGTTTTTGTAGATGCCGAAGCCAAGCGGGTAGTAGCGACACGCCACCGGACGGTCGCCATAGACCGTGCAGCCTTCGGCGGCAACGAAGCGACACTTGCCCGCTTCGCCAAGCTTGAGCTTCAGAAATGGCAGCTTCGACTCCTTCTGGATCACCGGCTCGGTATATTCCGAGATGAACTCCGCCGACGACAGACCGAGGCGGTTTTTCATCCGCAGAATATCGTAAGGCGTGAGCACAATGTCGAGATTGCTGCAACAGGTGTTGAAGCATGACAGGCCGCTGTGACAGTTGAACCTGAACTTACTGTCGCTGGTGAGGCGGGTCTCTGCGTTGAGTTCTATGCCGAGTTTGTCGAGAATGTTCTCCATCATCATATTGGTTTGGTCTGCCGCCCTCCCGTCCGGGAACCGGGAAAAACAGCGGAATGTTAGTCATATTCGGTTGCAGAAACTCTCTGGATAGGTTATCATGATTGCATTCCCGGAAAGGGAACAACGTTCCCGCTCCTTTGGAAAGTCCCGCCAGGGTCGATGAACTTACCCAAATTTCGATTCAATCAGAAATACCATGAAGATAACGGAAGCTCCCGAGTGCCCCCATTGCGGCGCGAAAATGAAAAAATGCGAACCGCCGCCGATCAACTATGGCGATGGCCTGGGTTGGTGCACGCCCTACATGTACGTTTGCTTCAACGACGAGTGCAAGCTCTATGTCAACGGCTGGGCCAACCTGAAGAACAACTACAACAAAACCGCCTCCTACCGCTGCATGTGCTATCCCGACAACGGCGTGTTTGACGCCATGTGCGTCTTCAGCCCCGACGGCCTGAAGGGTCAGATCATCGAAGAGTAAGCCTGCCACCCAAAGCCCTCAAACAAACGGGGTCGCCTGTTCAACATGGCGACCCCGTTGCGTTTAATCTTCTTCGCGCGGATAACCTCCGCATCACTCATCACATCTCGACGTCGCGCTTCAGCATCTTCGTGTAAGTGATCGCCGCCGTACGGTAAACGAAGTGCGCGAGCTTGGAATACGGCAGGTACACGATGATGTAGAACACCAGCACGAGATGGATAAAGTAGGTGCCATAGGCCAGCGCTGCCGGGAAGTTCGTGACGCGCATCACCTGGGCGAGGAATCCGCTCACGCCGACCAGCAGCACGATACCGGCAAAGAGCCAGTCGAACGAAGAGGTGGTGGTTTCAACGCTCCGCTCCTTGAGGCGGTTCATAATAACCAGCGTTCCTCCTGCGAGCAGCATGAGAGCGCTGGCGTTGGCGAAGAGCTTGAAGATGATTTTGTAAGCCCAGGCCAGAGCTGCAGAACCGCCGAAAATCGCGAGCGCCTGCTCGTCAACCGCGTATGGCAGCTCCCAGTGCAGAATGTAGAGGTTGAACACCGCCCATCCGGTGGTAATCGCCAAGCCGATAAAGCCGTAAAACACCAGCACGTGCGAGACCGAGCGATCCTTGTTCTCGTCGCACTTCCTGAACTTCGAGTGCGTCATGATCTCCTTGAGCGTCTCGATGAGGCTCGGCATGAACTCTGCCTTCGGCTGCATACCGGAAGCCTCGGTCATATTCTTCCAGAAGCGGGACATGCTGACGGCGAACATGCCGACGGCAAGCGCGGAAAGGGGTACAAAAACGCCATCGATGACTGAAACCGGCACAAACTTCGAGAAGACCACCGGGCCTTCGGGAATGTGCAGGTGACCCGTCACGCCGAGAATGACCAGGAACAGCACGACCGGAATGAGCAGCGCCTGCCAGATGTTGTTCGGGTCGCCGACGATCTTGCCCATGAACTTCGGGAAGGCGTTTTCCTGAATGACGGCTTTCCTCAGAATCGAGAGCACGTCGCCCGGCTTCGCGCCGCGCGGACAGTATTTTGAGCAGTCATTGCAGTTGTGGCAGAGCCAGATATCGGAGCTTTTGAGCAGCTCGTCCTTAAGACCCCATTGCGCCATGAGCATCTCCTTTCGCGGAAAGGGTTTGTCGTCAGGAGCCAGCGGGCACACCACGGAGCAGGTCGCGCATTGATAGCACTTTTTCAATGTATCGGCACCGGCCTTTTGCAGCTCCCTGACGAACTTGACGTCCGGTGTGAATACAGTTTCTTGAGCCATAGAGAACCTCCAGAGTTAACAGCAGTATAAACCCGGACAGCAGAACCCGCGTATCAAGCCGAAATTATAATCCGGAGTACGCGACGACCTGCCGCCCGCAGTGATTGATTTAGAATCCCTTGTACGGATTGTCACCGATATCTTCGATCTTCTTCGAGAACTCCTCAAGGATGCCCGGGAGCTTGTCCCACTCATTGATGGCGAGCTGCACCTGCTCGACGCGTTCGGCTTCGAGCATGAGCCTGTCGAGCGTCTCCTGAACCTTGCCGAGGCGTTCGTTGGCCATCTGACTGCCCTTGACGTAGTGACACTGATAGTCGTCGCCATATTTGCAGCCGAGCAGCAGGATGCCGTCCACGCCGCGAGAGAGCGCATCTGCGATCCACACGAGGTTGAGGCCGCCCAGACAGCGCAGCGGAATAAACCGGAAATTGGTATTCATGCCGATCCTGTTCAGACCCACCATGTCGAAGGCCGGATAGGCATCATTCTCGCAGACAAAACCGATAACAAAGGTTCCCTCATCGGGCACCTCGATCGACTTGATCATCGCAGAAATCATATCGACGCTGTAATCCCTGAACGAGATGACCCTCTGCGGACACGCGCCCATGCAGACGCCGCAGCGGCGGCAGCGGGACGGAAAATCGAGCGGCGTGCCGTCAGCCTTTTCATTGTACGCGCCGAACGGACATTCGACCGTGCAGCGGCGGCACTGGGTGCAACTTTCGAAACGAATTTCGGGATAGGTTCTGTCCCAGGTTCTCGGATGCACCGCGCGGCCTTGGGCCGTCAGCTCCATGCACTGAATCGCCTTGAGCGCCGCGCCGGTGGCATCAGCCGTTGCCTGCACGGCATCCATCGGATGGCGCACCGCGCCGGCGGAGTAGATACCCGTTCTGCGCGTTTCGTAAGGGAAACAGATAAAGTGGGAATCAGGGAAACCCCATTTCAGATGAGGCATTTCAGGACCCT
Protein-coding sequences here:
- a CDS encoding contractile injection system tape measure protein — translated: MTTDQRHTIGKQVLDVTFNGSESGAMALQSAISGLNQLGVTPAIERILDGYGDSLSVLRIDRLEVDAGAVPLEEIEERLPEMIAEALDKALGEIAMPDEKAGAESFDQLTSRRLSETEAAVDALLFFLRHGTLPATFRPQSHESFEAQLLEAWNSPGLARQTAEALASPTARQRLLAQFARKVTARLIEALSPDAIPVIEKLIGECDCTSLPEELETKIEHKLLDKTLELSATRSTIAPAELRETLLAAALSRPEVSNEFQSDKSETEPHHRTEQSPSAQNGTDNETARQTLDSAPPAKREIEQKVPSAPDKSAQKAKEISSDRSGASLATPPNASSDSRDTNTGDRAADNLKSEQTNEPSAHAASGDRAATVSQASFSDDSDSSPTASKHRDSGNQRTPLRHRAEPAGEHPDERRGLYVENAGLVLLHPFLPQFFRALQIAGEYELLRPGEALRLLHFLATGSEDAPEYDLVLPKILCGLSPASLAGESAPLSGEEREESSALLSAVIHHWDALKNTGIDALRESFLKRNGKLTRWHDGGWLLQVESNSFDILLDQLPWGFSMIRLPWMAQMLHVEWRF
- a CDS encoding DUF4157 domain-containing protein, with protein sequence MKSSADRSSASASKPAHATAKPFFGPAGRSTVFAPAVQMKMEVSKPGDPFEKEADHMAGKVMRMASPAPVPAPPGDDKLQKSPDEKLQKEEKEVVQKAAAPEKEIQKAKDDKLQKAPEAEDKLQKQDEEKLQRKEAGGAGAASSSVQSAITGKMTGGQPMSSEVRGFMEPRFNADFSNVRIHNDPEAASLNNQLSARAFTHKNHIFFSRDQYQPGTSGGKHLLAHELTHTIQQGHAVQRAPQVSTTSTPPPVQRLGIQDALDYFADKAANIPGFTMLTVIIGFNPINQRSVDRSAANILRAMVEMVPGGHMISQALDNHGIFNRVGTWAEQQFATLGDIGSDIVSGLRRFIDSLSWTDIFDLGGVWDRAKSIFTSPIRRLISFATSLVSQILGFIREAILRPLAALAEGTRGYDLLKALLGQDPITGEAVPRTPDVLIGGFMKLIGQEEIWENIKKGNAIAKAWAWFQGTLAGLLGLARSIPQKIIQTLASLTIMDLVTVVGAFRKIGSAFLGIAGEFGSWALGQVISLLEILFSVVAPGVMPYLKKAQAAFTTILKNPIGFVGNLVRAAKLGFQRFAGNIVTHLKTALIKWLVGPLAEAGVYIPKSFSLTEIVKLVLSVLGLTWQNIRAKLVKIIPEPVLVGLEKTAGILVTLVKDGPAAAWEQIKTELSELKDQLIAQVTQMVSVEIVKAAVMKLVSMINPAGAVIQAIIAIYNTISFFIEKASQIAAVVGSFINSIAAIAAGQVDAAAGKVEQTLANTLTLVISFLAKFVGLGGIPAKLVGIVWKIRKPIDKGLDKIVAWLGKMLGKLKAAVTEWWKSRKPFTTRKGERHEVYYSGSDNKAIPMVASNDPKPIANKLDEFTGKLDSLPADKKGHASTLIASTRKTLQSNPGDSSIVASMQTLFELFEGDQTGQPKKAEYTPMSGTLPGDSTVVGKAMKIDWLSTDFIASHPGSVPGSGQDALMSKLVVDKKNRSAFKYIRGHLLNENLGGEGKPENLFPITANANSQHLHSTEKEIKNWVGTPGTQNQGPKQYAFYEVKVDYKDSDVQLANSDISLNKVDSTLHTRVLLKDETGAVKKSFMTSIMSRYEHKEKAERFDLKQ
- a CDS encoding ATP-binding protein → MNNQDSSLLPAIDWLETIIDARFAQHFKGSGDRGIPRLQLSTTNLWLAEFMRSHEPDAEEFALLMLALVPHLQPDFFGKIITEYLPDGGDFPEFGGVRGVNHRGLLPTGETAQFVIGGNDLEKRLDVQRLLGADHWFSKEHILWLEPLPEGEPVMSGRLTLNPEVVEQLTLGTASKPRFSMDFPAEYIETGMTWSDLVLPTTTLQQIREIENWITHNDTLLHDWGMKKRVKPGYRALFYGPPGTGKTLTATLLGKQTGKDVFRIDLSRIISKYIGETEKNLSRLFDKAENKNWILFFDEADALFGKRTDIRDAHDKYANQETAYLLQRIESHNGLIILASNRRGNLDEAFSRRFQSIIHFPMPKPEERHALWLNTLPERMMTDAEIDWRAIASRYELSGASILNIVHYCAIESLANPASPLDNKRLEKAIMREFIKEGKVV
- a CDS encoding NUDIX hydrolase, coding for MKRVGTSIILRNTRNEVLLFLRDDKPEIPYPNHWDLPGGHVEKGETPEACIAREMMEEIETDVSACRRHGIYDFPDRIEYLFILDFDADAKNIPLHEGQRLRWFSEEKIPWKKIAYGFDLVLQDFFAGRQRWDRGGEFQD
- a CDS encoding zinc-dependent alcohol dehydrogenase, whose product is MQALRLTGKEQFELVEQELPVPEDHEIAVRVAATAICRTDAKMWRSGHRDLVMPRVLGHEVCGTIDEAPGRLFAVWPGSACGSCSACRSGRENLCPEMQITGFHRDGGFAERLIAPRSSLVEVPKGIDASLATLAEPLACAIHGVKQISVRRADRVLIYGAGTLGILLAVAAINRGASVLMTDPDAEKLAKSAAFRSRYAIETDEENADRLFDIVFNATSSAEAFESGIRHLEAGGRFCHFSGLGSAPVHPGTIFSELHYRELELAGSYGCTRPDMRDALRLLARYGHDLGFLIERTIRLEDAPSAMETILAGKDFRQVIEFK
- the trpD gene encoding anthranilate phosphoribosyltransferase; this encodes MPNEQELRAFGKLISAIASGHLMSREESYEAYRQVILNTQPELQQGAFLAAHLMRKPTTEELSGAWDALDRHDTAKIDVDLDGPVCDIVGTGSDRLKTLNCSSPAALIAAACGLPIAKKGARLVTGVSGASDIFESLGIDLDHPLERAALSLQNTGICYLPGEAFLKSGWARLIGSMRFTSAFNILGPLTRPCTQNNCAVIGAYAPEVSEQMIDILAEIGMSAALSPYGLAEGFCPSLGMDEFSLCGPTKVIELRNGQIDSYEVTPEDFGMKTAPFEKIASMKNAQENATVVMEVLQCKRGGAAAEFFCMNAAAALYIADMATSYREGADMAQEALESGAAWEKLEAMLEYQGTGTVTECI